The following proteins come from a genomic window of Negativicutes bacterium:
- a CDS encoding zinc metallopeptidase: MWYDSTFLLLIPAMLIAMWAQARVSNALKRWKMVRSASGLSGAQTARRLLDANGLTDVAVERINDEMGDQYDPGKKVIRLSPEIYGSSSVAALSVAAHETGHALQHAQGYAFLAARTAVFPLARFGSNAAFPLLIIGLLFSFDALVSIGILLFAFAVLFQLVTLPVEFNASGRAKMMLREQGLVDAHEQSGVDEVLNAAALTYVAAAFTAIMQLLRLLLLSRNRRR, encoded by the coding sequence ATGTGGTATGATTCAACATTTCTGCTGCTAATTCCTGCCATGCTGATTGCGATGTGGGCGCAGGCCCGGGTCAGTAACGCCTTGAAACGTTGGAAAATGGTGCGGTCCGCTTCCGGCCTCAGCGGTGCACAGACAGCGCGGCGCCTGCTGGATGCGAATGGACTGACTGACGTCGCTGTCGAACGGATCAATGATGAAATGGGAGATCAATATGACCCGGGTAAAAAGGTGATACGGCTTTCACCGGAAATCTACGGCAGTTCCAGCGTCGCTGCTTTGAGTGTCGCTGCGCATGAAACAGGTCATGCTCTGCAGCATGCGCAGGGCTATGCGTTTCTTGCTGCGCGCACAGCTGTTTTCCCTTTGGCCCGTTTTGGCTCCAATGCCGCCTTTCCACTTCTGATCATTGGTCTGTTGTTCAGCTTTGATGCTTTGGTCAGTATCGGGATCCTGCTGTTTGCTTTTGCCGTATTGTTTCAGTTGGTTACTCTGCCCGTCGAATTCAATGCTTCCGGCCGTGCCAAAATGATGTTAAGGGAACAGGGTTTGGTCGATGCGCATGAACAAAGCGGTGTAGACGAAGTGCTGAATGCCGCTGCTCTGACTTATGTAGCCGCTGCTTTCACCGCCATCATGCAGTTGCTGCGCTTATTGCTGCTGTCGCGTAACCGAAGAAGATAA
- a CDS encoding M20/M25/M40 family metallo-hydrolase, giving the protein MKTVKTINESALLQYMHEQEEEIIAELSSLVVMNSYTYAPEEVNRFGNWLCLQFQQMGCHTEILPSCNPKYGNHIKVIFGHAEDQVLVLAHMDTVFPKEETKAGALHVEKGRVYGPGVFDMKGGILQLLWAVRLMRRYALEPKYQVCIIISSDAEAGGTTARKYIETEAIHSKAVYVLESAVGETGELKKEQHGTGRYKMTITGTGGHPGRYLPTTSAIQELTFQIQRLHSLSHPEDDVIVNVGQIWGGNTVNTISANATALIELRFLDAEEGRRTEEIILRSQPFTNCRVEVNGGIIRPSLRRNADTQRLMCMVKRLGAAIGLNLKDGAIGEASDGNYAAALGVPTLDGLGLVGGGAHSDDEFIEIRSIAERTVLLISILCNGEV; this is encoded by the coding sequence ATGAAAACGGTGAAGACGATAAACGAATCAGCACTTTTACAGTATATGCATGAACAGGAAGAGGAGATTATTGCCGAGCTGTCCAGTCTGGTTGTCATGAATTCCTATACCTATGCACCGGAAGAGGTCAATCGATTCGGTAATTGGTTATGCCTGCAATTCCAACAAATGGGATGTCACACCGAAATTCTTCCGTCCTGCAATCCGAAATATGGCAATCACATCAAAGTAATCTTCGGTCATGCCGAGGATCAAGTTTTGGTCTTAGCGCATATGGATACTGTCTTTCCGAAGGAAGAGACAAAAGCCGGGGCTTTGCATGTGGAAAAAGGCAGAGTATACGGTCCCGGCGTGTTTGATATGAAAGGCGGTATTTTGCAGCTGCTCTGGGCGGTCAGACTGATGCGGCGATATGCATTGGAACCAAAATATCAGGTCTGTATCATCATCAGCAGTGATGCGGAAGCCGGCGGCACCACCGCCAGAAAATATATCGAAACAGAAGCGATACACAGCAAAGCGGTTTACGTCCTGGAATCGGCGGTAGGAGAAACAGGAGAGCTGAAAAAAGAACAGCACGGCACCGGCCGTTATAAAATGACGATTACCGGCACCGGCGGACACCCCGGTCGTTATCTGCCGACCACTTCCGCTATCCAGGAGCTGACTTTTCAGATTCAGCGCCTGCACAGTCTCTCGCATCCGGAGGATGATGTGATTGTCAATGTCGGCCAAATTTGGGGCGGCAATACAGTCAATACCATTTCAGCCAATGCCACTGCTTTGATCGAATTGCGCTTTCTCGATGCGGAAGAAGGAAGACGTACCGAGGAGATCATCCTGCGCAGTCAGCCTTTTACCAATTGCCGGGTAGAAGTGAACGGCGGGATCATTCGTCCTTCTTTAAGGCGCAACGCGGATACGCAAAGGCTGATGTGTATGGTCAAACGCTTGGGTGCTGCGATTGGCCTGAACTTGAAAGACGGAGCCATCGGCGAAGCCAGTGATGGCAATTACGCCGCAGCGCTTGGCGTACCCACATTGGATGGCTTAGGTCTGGTCGGCGGCGGTGCGCACAGCGACGATGAGTTTATCGAGATCCGGTCGATTGCGGAACGGACGGTATTACTGATTTCCATACTCTGCAACGGAGAAGTATAG
- a CDS encoding DUF4910 domain-containing protein, translating into MIRTILPLIQNEFSGQKSFHHVAEVSQHHRIQASPGYRAAARYCLEAFRSAGVKAEILSYPADYETTYWTQCMFEEWECRRATLDLLGESAIRLCDFSAEKMSVIQRSIATPAAGVVAPIIWLEKGDEEALYPEIDFHGALVFSDGDWNKIRAWAVEKRGALGLISERMVEFPLVRHRFDIPDAILYTSFWWTGHEKQCFGFALSPKQGDLLKKLCLKQKSAYLAGSVSSPYLSANAFVDAKLYAGAIENVSAFIPGSSREKIILTAHLCHPQASANDNASGVGVLLETARTLQHLIGSGKLKKPKRGIRFLLVPEMTGTFAYLAQNEERIPRILAGLNLDMVGEKQELCQGPLVVEYPPQAAKSFVGDLMANVLEAVTEEAKNLSGGSSYALFKYAVTPFSGGSDHYVLSDPTVGIPSPMLIQWPDKFYHTSADTLDKVDPQMLYRVGCMSGTYAYLLANLTEQDTDWILALSRASYIQHIDQLLKLDLAAAVQRNAAEKLALYQDTAAQIRYQCELKQAEMADFRRFIGKGKQAFLRSCRRQSKLMQDYTDAVLKEQRIALGVHLTEAEPGAVSDEKSAAVPVRLFRGPFNARGMVEKQPAEIQVFYRQLLAEEPLLQRGGTQLLYWADGSRSVAEICRLTRLETGLDCSKAAGRYFEILAAMNLIAWKLS; encoded by the coding sequence ATGATCCGAACGATCTTACCTTTGATACAAAATGAGTTTTCCGGTCAAAAATCTTTTCATCATGTGGCAGAGGTCAGTCAACATCATCGGATTCAGGCAAGTCCCGGCTATCGCGCCGCAGCACGTTATTGTCTGGAAGCATTCCGTTCGGCTGGCGTCAAAGCCGAGATTCTCTCCTATCCCGCCGACTACGAAACAACTTATTGGACGCAGTGTATGTTTGAAGAATGGGAATGCCGCAGAGCGACCCTTGATCTTTTAGGAGAATCGGCGATCCGTCTCTGTGATTTTTCAGCTGAAAAAATGTCCGTCATCCAGCGCAGCATTGCAACACCGGCCGCAGGTGTGGTCGCTCCGATTATTTGGTTGGAAAAGGGCGATGAAGAAGCGCTTTATCCCGAGATCGACTTTCACGGCGCGCTTGTTTTTTCCGACGGCGATTGGAATAAAATTCGCGCCTGGGCCGTAGAAAAGCGTGGTGCGCTGGGCTTGATCAGTGAACGCATGGTGGAATTCCCCCTTGTTCGCCATCGTTTTGATATTCCGGACGCAATCCTGTATACTTCTTTCTGGTGGACCGGTCACGAAAAACAATGTTTTGGTTTTGCGCTTTCACCCAAGCAAGGCGATTTGCTGAAAAAGCTCTGTCTGAAGCAAAAATCTGCCTATCTGGCCGGCAGCGTCTCCTCTCCTTATCTCAGCGCCAACGCTTTTGTCGATGCGAAACTCTATGCGGGTGCGATCGAAAATGTCAGCGCTTTCATCCCGGGCAGCAGCCGGGAAAAGATCATCTTAACGGCTCATCTTTGCCATCCGCAGGCCTCGGCCAACGACAATGCCTCCGGTGTCGGTGTACTGCTGGAAACCGCCCGCACGCTGCAGCATTTGATCGGAAGCGGCAAACTCAAGAAGCCCAAACGCGGCATTCGTTTTCTGTTGGTACCGGAAATGACCGGCACCTTCGCCTACCTGGCCCAAAACGAAGAACGCATCCCCAGGATATTAGCCGGCTTAAATCTGGATATGGTCGGGGAGAAACAGGAACTCTGCCAGGGACCTCTGGTAGTGGAATATCCGCCGCAGGCAGCGAAGTCGTTTGTCGGTGATCTGATGGCCAATGTGCTGGAGGCGGTAACCGAGGAAGCCAAAAATCTTTCCGGCGGCAGTAGTTATGCGCTCTTTAAATACGCGGTGACACCGTTTTCCGGCGGCAGCGACCATTATGTTCTCTCGGATCCCACGGTTGGCATACCCTCTCCGATGCTGATTCAATGGCCGGATAAATTCTATCACACCAGCGCCGATACCCTGGATAAAGTCGATCCGCAGATGCTCTACCGCGTAGGTTGTATGAGCGGGACGTACGCTTACCTGCTGGCGAATCTTACCGAACAGGATACCGATTGGATTTTGGCGCTCAGCCGTGCCAGTTATATTCAGCATATCGATCAGTTGCTGAAATTGGACCTGGCTGCGGCTGTGCAGCGAAACGCAGCGGAGAAGTTAGCGCTTTATCAGGACACCGCCGCCCAGATTCGCTATCAATGCGAATTGAAACAAGCTGAAATGGCAGATTTTCGGCGGTTTATCGGGAAAGGCAAACAAGCGTTTTTGCGCTCCTGCCGGCGGCAAAGCAAACTGATGCAGGATTATACTGATGCTGTGTTGAAAGAACAACGGATAGCTTTGGGCGTCCATTTGACTGAAGCGGAACCAGGAGCGGTCAGCGACGAAAAATCTGCCGCGGTGCCGGTGCGTCTCTTCCGCGGACCTTTCAATGCACGGGGAATGGTTGAGAAACAACCGGCGGAAATACAAGTGTTCTATCGTCAATTACTGGCAGAAGAACCCCTGCTGCAGCGCGGCGGCACCCAGCTGCTGTATTGGGCCGATGGAAGCCGCTCCGTCGCTGAAATCTGTCGTTTGACCCGTTTGGAAACAGGACTTGATTGCAGCAAAGCTGCCGGCCGCTATTTTGAAATCCTGGCTGCAATGAACCTGATTGCCTGGAAGCTATCCTAA
- a CDS encoding aminotransferase class I/II-fold pyridoxal phosphate-dependent enzyme, protein MEEIQLPFLQAIQRQQATGRIALHMPGHKQGRSIIPALQPILGTAAAYDYTELPFTDDLSQPVGALKESQELLAKLYGADTSFYLINGTSGGITATIFSLSAAGQKVLLMRNSHRSVSQGLILSGATPVYMPTTWDKTTGVALPPTVDDLRHALEMHPDIKLVILTSPSFHGISGYLQEQIDLVHSYDIPVMVDEAHGVHTHFSSLLPKDALECGADVVIQSTHKTLSGFTQGSWMHLKGNRIAPARIQAALRILQTTSPSYILLLSLEAASAQMATDGPAKLTRMLELTAHMKEKLNRETPLRFLELDELPLQNAAGQDISKLYLRTSLYGLYGFQAANMLRLHGLEPELADSGGVLLMLTLADEEEHFQSIECCLRSFAASLDTTAEPLPLLTDAPWAAMQPNIALTPREAWYAKNELCPFNQSVGRICGETITVYPPGVPVLLPGEVIDVEILEYLQEVKKAGGNIVCDDHTLTALTVIMQ, encoded by the coding sequence ATGGAAGAAATACAACTTCCTTTTTTGCAGGCGATTCAGCGGCAGCAAGCTACCGGCAGAATTGCTTTGCACATGCCCGGCCACAAGCAAGGTCGCAGCATCATCCCGGCTCTGCAGCCCATTTTAGGAACTGCAGCCGCCTATGACTACACCGAACTTCCCTTTACCGATGATTTGTCTCAACCCGTTGGCGCGTTGAAAGAGAGTCAGGAACTATTGGCCAAGCTCTACGGAGCCGACACCAGTTTTTATCTGATCAACGGTACCAGCGGCGGTATCACGGCCACCATTTTTTCTTTGTCTGCTGCCGGACAAAAAGTGCTGCTGATGCGCAACAGTCACCGTTCCGTCAGTCAGGGTCTGATTCTCAGCGGCGCCACCCCGGTCTATATGCCCACAACATGGGATAAGACAACCGGCGTCGCCTTGCCTCCTACCGTTGACGATCTGCGGCATGCCCTGGAAATGCATCCGGATATCAAATTGGTGATTCTGACTTCACCCAGTTTTCACGGTATTTCCGGTTATTTGCAAGAGCAAATCGATCTGGTTCACTCCTATGACATCCCTGTCATGGTGGACGAAGCGCACGGCGTGCACACTCACTTTTCCAGCCTGCTGCCCAAAGATGCCCTTGAATGCGGTGCTGATGTGGTCATTCAAAGCACGCATAAAACCCTGAGCGGTTTTACACAAGGCTCCTGGATGCATCTGAAAGGCAACCGCATCGCTCCGGCCCGGATTCAGGCCGCCCTGCGCATTTTGCAAACCACCAGTCCCTCCTATATTCTCCTGCTCAGTCTGGAAGCAGCCAGTGCGCAAATGGCGACAGACGGGCCGGCAAAGCTGACCCGGATGCTGGAATTAACGGCGCACATGAAAGAAAAACTGAATCGTGAAACACCTTTACGCTTTCTGGAATTGGATGAATTGCCTTTACAGAATGCCGCCGGTCAGGACATCAGCAAACTCTATCTGCGTACATCTCTCTACGGTTTGTATGGATTCCAGGCGGCCAATATGCTGCGATTGCACGGTTTGGAACCGGAATTGGCAGACAGCGGCGGCGTTCTCCTGATGCTGACTCTGGCCGATGAAGAAGAACATTTTCAAAGCATTGAGTGCTGCCTGCGTTCTTTCGCCGCTTCGCTCGACACAACAGCCGAGCCGCTTCCCCTCTTGACCGATGCTCCCTGGGCTGCCATGCAGCCAAATATTGCTCTGACCCCCAGAGAAGCTTGGTATGCCAAAAATGAGCTTTGCCCCTTCAATCAATCGGTGGGACGGATCTGCGGAGAAACCATCACAGTCTATCCGCCCGGCGTACCGGTCCTCTTGCCGGGAGAAGTGATCGACGTGGAAATTTTGGAATATCTGCAGGAAGTAAAAAAAGCCGGCGGCAATATTGTCTGTGATGATCACACCTTAACCGCTCTGACCGTCATCATGCAATAG
- a CDS encoding cyclodeaminase/cyclohydrolase family protein yields the protein MNLRELRTDEFVAELASKAPVPGGGGAAALIGALGSALGCMVVNLTSGKKKYAQYEADLQRLLTRLTELYQGLLQMIDDDAVAFYPLSQAYGIKAVTEEEKAAKQKILQDALQHASLVPMQIVRTCYEGITLQEELAVKGSRLAISDVACGVQALRTGLLAGRVNVMINLGMIEDQKFVSQMKTELDDLTEKGIKKADEIFHTIEAELM from the coding sequence ATGAATCTACGTGAATTACGCACCGATGAATTTGTGGCGGAATTGGCATCCAAAGCACCGGTGCCGGGCGGCGGCGGTGCAGCTGCGCTGATCGGGGCTTTGGGCTCCGCTTTGGGTTGTATGGTCGTCAATCTGACCTCCGGTAAAAAAAAGTATGCTCAATATGAAGCGGATTTACAGCGCCTGCTGACACGCCTGACTGAATTGTATCAAGGTTTGCTGCAAATGATCGACGACGACGCGGTTGCTTTTTATCCATTGTCACAGGCTTACGGCATCAAGGCGGTTACGGAAGAGGAGAAAGCTGCCAAACAGAAGATCCTGCAGGATGCCTTACAGCATGCCAGCCTGGTGCCGATGCAGATCGTTCGCACTTGTTACGAGGGAATTACCCTTCAGGAGGAATTGGCAGTGAAAGGTTCCCGCTTGGCGATCAGTGATGTGGCGTGCGGCGTTCAAGCTTTGCGGACCGGATTGCTGGCAGGCCGGGTCAATGTCATGATCAATTTGGGCATGATCGAAGATCAGAAATTTGTCAGCCAAATGAAAACGGAATTGGATGATCTGACGGAAAAAGGGATCAAAAAGGCCGATGAGATTTTCCATACAATTGAAGCCGAACTGATGTAG
- a CDS encoding bifunctional 5,10-methylene-tetrahydrofolate dehydrogenase/5,10-methylene-tetrahydrofolate cyclohydrolase, translating to MGTMIDGKAIAASMRKELTVQIAALKEHRIQPKLAVILVGDDEASAAYLRSKKNACMKAGIEFADYILPATTGMAALQELIENLNQDSAVHGIMLELPLPKGMNAKEAVTWIKPEKDVDGASPVSMGYLLSGQDWLFPATPQSVLEIIHQCGVDLLQPHIVMVGYGATVGKPLVPLLLRELPTLTVCRSKTKDVKAITLQADILIAATGKPNLIRGDMIKPGAVVIDAGISQIGDHLVGDVNYDEAIQVAAQVTPVPGGVGSLTTAILMANVLKAMKIQGVI from the coding sequence ATGGGAACAATGATCGATGGCAAAGCCATTGCCGCCAGTATGCGTAAAGAGTTGACAGTGCAGATCGCCGCCTTAAAAGAACACAGGATCCAACCGAAACTGGCCGTTATTTTAGTCGGTGACGACGAGGCATCCGCAGCTTATTTACGCTCCAAAAAGAACGCCTGCATGAAGGCAGGGATTGAATTCGCCGATTATATCCTGCCGGCCACTACCGGTATGGCTGCCCTGCAGGAATTGATTGAGAATCTGAATCAGGACAGTGCCGTACATGGCATCATGCTGGAGCTGCCTTTACCCAAAGGCATGAACGCCAAAGAAGCCGTTACCTGGATCAAACCGGAAAAAGATGTGGACGGCGCTTCGCCGGTTTCCATGGGTTACCTGCTCAGCGGCCAGGACTGGCTCTTCCCGGCCACACCGCAGTCGGTCCTGGAGATAATCCACCAATGCGGGGTTGACTTGCTGCAGCCGCATATCGTCATGGTTGGCTACGGCGCAACCGTCGGCAAACCGTTGGTTCCCCTGCTTTTAAGAGAATTACCCACCCTGACCGTCTGCCGTTCCAAAACCAAAGATGTCAAAGCCATTACCCTGCAGGCAGACATTTTAATTGCCGCTACCGGAAAACCCAATTTGATTCGCGGCGATATGATCAAACCCGGTGCCGTCGTGATCGACGCCGGAATCAGTCAAATCGGTGATCATCTGGTCGGCGATGTCAACTATGACGAAGCGATACAAGTCGCTGCGCAAGTCACACCGGTGCCGGGCGGCGTTGGTTCTCTCACCACGGCAATTCTGATGGCCAATGTGCTGAAAGCCATGAAAATTCAAGGAGTAATCTGA
- a CDS encoding SoxR reducing system RseC family protein has translation MIPSGIVTKRDGLYAEVHLVRQSACQNCRACSLGTSENAEMQIRALNQSDAQVGDRVEINFSGQIGSKAALLTYAVPLVSLFAGYLLLAWLTRTLPFETSQAIAGIGCIILAFLSFFLLKFLEPKLRQQKSLIPIITQVLTAADEKQEC, from the coding sequence ATGATTCCCTCCGGTATTGTTACAAAACGGGACGGTCTCTATGCCGAAGTCCATTTAGTCCGTCAATCGGCCTGTCAAAACTGCCGTGCCTGTTCTTTAGGGACCAGCGAAAACGCTGAAATGCAAATCCGGGCACTGAATCAGTCCGATGCTCAGGTTGGCGACCGGGTCGAGATTAATTTCAGCGGTCAAATCGGTTCCAAAGCAGCCCTGCTGACCTATGCTGTTCCTCTGGTTTCTTTGTTTGCCGGTTATCTGCTTTTGGCTTGGCTTACCAGAACGCTGCCTTTTGAAACATCACAGGCGATCGCAGGCATCGGCTGTATTATTCTGGCTTTTCTATCCTTTTTCCTGCTGAAATTTTTGGAACCCAAATTACGCCAACAAAAATCATTGATCCCGATCATTACGCAAGTACTGACGGCGGCTGATGAAAAACAGGAGTGTTAA
- a CDS encoding formate--tetrahydrofolate ligase, translating into MDFKSDIEIAQEATPQDIRQIATKLGLSEDDIELYGKYKAKVDYNLLKEARKDGKQAKLILVTAINPTPAGEGKTTTSIGLSDGLEKIGKKAAIALREPSLGPVFGVKGGAAGGGYAQVIPMEDINLHFTGDFHAVTAANNLLAAMIDNHIYQGNELGIDTRRITWRRCMDMNDRQLRFIVDGLGGKSNGTPREDGFDISVASEVMAAFCLSNDLMDLREKMGNIMVAYNMDNEPIYARDLKAHGAMAALLKDALKPNLVQTLEGTPAFIHGGPFANIAHGCNSIIATKMAMHYADYVVTEAGFGADLGAEKFFDIKCRKAGLTPNAVVIVATIRALKYNAGVAKEDYSIENLAAVEAGLPNLLKHVENMTQIYHMPTVVALNHRNSDTPAEIKLVEEKCKELGVNVVLSDVWSLGGEGGKDLANEVVRLCDLESHFQFCYEDSKTLRQKINAIATRVYGAGQVEFSAAANRELNKITKMGFANLPICMAKTQYSLTDDAKVVGRPEGFTINVRDVVLNSGAGFVVAVTGDIMRMPGLPKVPAAETIDVDENGKIRGLF; encoded by the coding sequence ATGGATTTCAAATCTGATATCGAAATTGCACAGGAAGCAACACCCCAAGATATTCGTCAGATTGCCACTAAGCTGGGATTAAGTGAAGACGATATTGAGCTTTACGGGAAATATAAAGCGAAAGTGGACTATAATTTGCTGAAGGAAGCCCGGAAAGACGGCAAGCAGGCAAAGTTAATTTTAGTCACCGCCATCAATCCGACACCGGCAGGAGAAGGTAAAACCACAACCAGCATCGGTTTAAGCGATGGATTGGAGAAAATCGGTAAAAAGGCAGCCATAGCCCTGCGCGAACCTTCTTTGGGTCCTGTCTTTGGTGTTAAGGGCGGTGCCGCAGGCGGTGGTTATGCTCAAGTTATTCCGATGGAAGATATCAACTTACATTTTACCGGTGATTTCCATGCGGTTACCGCTGCCAACAACCTTTTAGCTGCTATGATTGACAACCATATCTACCAAGGCAATGAATTAGGAATCGATACCCGCCGGATTACCTGGCGCCGCTGTATGGATATGAACGATCGTCAGCTGCGTTTTATTGTCGACGGTCTGGGCGGCAAAAGCAACGGCACCCCAAGAGAAGACGGCTTTGATATTTCGGTTGCTTCCGAAGTCATGGCGGCGTTCTGCCTTTCCAACGATTTAATGGATTTAAGAGAAAAAATGGGCAACATCATGGTGGCCTACAACATGGACAATGAACCGATCTACGCCCGCGATCTGAAAGCGCACGGCGCCATGGCCGCTTTGCTGAAGGATGCTTTAAAGCCGAATTTGGTTCAGACCCTGGAAGGCACTCCCGCTTTTATCCACGGTGGTCCCTTTGCCAATATCGCGCATGGCTGCAACTCCATCATCGCCACTAAAATGGCGATGCACTATGCCGATTATGTGGTGACGGAAGCCGGCTTCGGCGCCGACCTGGGTGCGGAAAAGTTCTTTGACATCAAATGCCGCAAAGCCGGTCTGACACCGAACGCAGTGGTTATTGTGGCTACCATCCGGGCTTTGAAATACAATGCCGGCGTGGCGAAAGAAGACTACAGCATCGAAAATCTGGCCGCAGTGGAAGCCGGGTTACCGAATTTGCTGAAACATGTAGAAAATATGACTCAAATCTATCATATGCCCACCGTAGTTGCCTTGAATCATCGCAACAGTGACACCCCGGCTGAAATTAAACTGGTGGAAGAGAAATGTAAAGAACTGGGGGTCAACGTAGTTTTGAGCGACGTTTGGAGTTTGGGCGGCGAAGGCGGCAAAGATTTAGCCAATGAAGTGGTACGCCTCTGCGATCTGGAGAGTCATTTTCAATTCTGCTATGAAGACAGCAAAACGCTGAGACAAAAAATCAATGCGATTGCGACCAGAGTTTACGGTGCCGGTCAAGTGGAATTCTCTGCTGCCGCCAACCGTGAACTGAACAAAATCACCAAAATGGGCTTTGCAAATCTGCCTATTTGTATGGCAAAAACCCAATATTCCCTGACCGATGATGCAAAAGTAGTCGGCCGTCCAGAAGGATTCACCATCAATGTCCGCGATGTCGTGCTGAACTCCGGCGCCGGCTTTGTGGTTGCCGTTACCGGCGATATTATGAGAATGCCCGGCTTGCCGAAAGTTCCGGCTGCGGAAACCATTGACGTTGACGAAAACGGTAAAATCAGAGGGCTGTTCTAA
- a CDS encoding ferritin family protein has protein sequence GEKYYREQAELYTQNSLDVVCRMLADDEKVHAQLLSYKMNHLPYESPDSQTLSKAKNIFQDIAKIKIKGKENPSQLDFYRIALDKEKQSIDFYTEHAADPEAGMEKDLFVYLINQEKHHYEVLEELAALLKQAEDWVESAEFGLRKEYDN, from the coding sequence GGAGAAAAGTATTACCGGGAACAAGCGGAGCTTTATACACAAAATAGTCTCGATGTTGTCTGCCGGATGCTGGCGGATGACGAAAAGGTGCATGCTCAACTGCTCAGCTACAAAATGAACCATTTACCGTACGAATCCCCGGATTCGCAGACCTTGAGCAAAGCCAAAAATATCTTCCAGGATATTGCAAAAATAAAAATCAAGGGTAAAGAAAACCCCAGTCAATTGGATTTTTACCGCATTGCACTGGACAAAGAAAAACAAAGTATTGATTTTTACACCGAACATGCCGCTGATCCGGAAGCCGGCATGGAAAAAGACCTTTTCGTTTATCTGATCAATCAGGAGAAACATCACTATGAGGTTTTGGAAGAACTTGCCGCCTTACTGAAACAGGCAGAAGACTGGGTCGAATCGGCTGAATTCGGTTTGAGAAAAGAGTACGATAATTAA